In a single window of the Clostridiales bacterium genome:
- a CDS encoding DUF2828 family protein produces MSNFMDMIKNVLDNERNVSVTENGALGFSTSGKELLDINFAVSSLRSCPEIEVVKRFARVFHEDKTLAVKWLFFAGDVRGGMGERRLFRLGMAYLAYSEPELAKKLIPLIPEYTRWDNVVTLLSTPVEKDAISLIREQLNADLKAMRANKPVSLLAKWLPSLNATSKETVEYAKYLCRALGMTNKQYRTALSSLRKYLKVVEVQMSADEWSEINYSAVPSRANLIYGKAFFKHDEDRRIAYLESVSRGEQKINSGVLFPHDIVHSYSYGDYSLTVKELDQTLEELWRALPDYVDGDDSTMCVVDGSSSMTVRVGNTRVKAMEVAFALGIYFAERCNDRYKDKFITFSERPRYIDLSKQKTLHDKLAKAFAYSEVANTNIEAVFDLILNTAVKNKLNQADLPRNVLILSDMEFDNCAVVGKTKGKVYLTANNADGVRLFEELGARYEEKGYKLPRLVFWNINSRTLTVPVRENELGVALVSGFSPTIASMVLSGDLDPYKCLLAQLSTPRYDKVEIAIK; encoded by the coding sequence ATGAGCAATTTCATGGACATGATAAAAAACGTGCTGGATAACGAGCGTAACGTTTCGGTCACCGAAAACGGTGCGCTTGGGTTTAGCACATCAGGAAAAGAATTGCTCGACATCAATTTCGCGGTATCGTCCTTGCGCAGCTGTCCGGAGATAGAAGTCGTTAAGCGATTTGCGCGCGTGTTCCATGAGGACAAAACGCTCGCCGTTAAATGGCTGTTCTTTGCCGGCGACGTGCGCGGCGGCATGGGCGAACGCAGGCTGTTCCGTCTCGGCATGGCATATCTCGCGTACTCCGAGCCCGAGCTTGCAAAAAAGCTTATCCCGCTCATCCCCGAATACACGCGCTGGGATAACGTAGTTACCCTGCTCAGCACGCCCGTCGAAAAAGACGCGATTTCTCTTATTCGCGAGCAGCTTAACGCCGACCTTAAAGCAATGCGCGCGAACAAGCCCGTATCGCTCCTGGCTAAGTGGTTGCCCTCGCTCAACGCGACGAGTAAGGAAACGGTCGAGTATGCAAAGTATCTTTGCCGCGCGCTCGGCATGACGAACAAGCAATACCGCACCGCGTTATCCTCGCTCCGCAAATACTTGAAGGTAGTGGAAGTGCAGATGAGCGCCGACGAGTGGAGCGAGATAAACTATTCGGCAGTCCCCTCGCGCGCCAACCTTATATACGGCAAGGCGTTTTTTAAGCACGACGAGGACCGCCGCATCGCCTATCTCGAATCGGTCAGCCGCGGCGAGCAAAAGATAAACTCAGGCGTGCTGTTCCCGCACGATATAGTTCATTCGTATTCGTACGGAGATTATTCGCTTACCGTCAAGGAGCTCGACCAAACGCTCGAAGAACTTTGGCGCGCCCTACCCGACTACGTGGACGGCGACGACTCGACCATGTGCGTTGTGGACGGTTCGAGCAGTATGACCGTCCGTGTGGGCAACACCCGAGTAAAGGCGATGGAGGTCGCGTTCGCACTCGGCATATACTTCGCCGAGCGTTGCAATGATCGGTATAAAGACAAGTTCATTACGTTCAGCGAACGGCCCCGTTATATCGACCTATCCAAACAAAAAACGCTGCACGACAAACTCGCCAAGGCGTTTGCGTACAGCGAGGTCGCAAACACCAATATAGAAGCTGTATTTGATTTAATACTGAATACTGCGGTCAAAAACAAGCTTAACCAAGCCGACCTGCCCCGTAACGTCTTAATCCTTTCGGATATGGAATTCGATAATTGCGCCGTCGTCGGCAAAACGAAAGGTAAAGTATATTTAACCGCGAACAACGCGGACGGCGTGAGATTGTTCGAGGAGCTCGGGGCGCGCTACGAGGAAAAAGGCTATAAGCTACCGCGGCTCGTGTTCTGGAATATAAACAGCCGAACGCTCACAGTTCCCGTCCGCGAGAACGAATTGGGCGTAGCGCTCGTCAGCGGGTTCAGCCCGACGATAGCGAGCATGGTATTAAGCGGCGACCTCGATCCGTACAAGTGCTTACTTGCACAATTGTCCACCCCGCGCTACGACAAGGTCGAAATAGCAATCAAATAA
- a CDS encoding peptide chain release factor 2, which yields MDIEEIKNRIKDAKNMISDAYAAVDASKLESRLKELVEKQNDPNLYADPKAAQAVNSEAKYIDDTLARYKKLFRTVDDLNDMAELLEVEPDGELAEELSSASVALYKDAEAVQISALLRGEYDKADAILSLHAGAGGTEAQDWVQMLFRMYKMYCEKSGYSVEVVDRLDGDEAGIKSITFIARGINAYGYLKAEKGVHRLVRISPFDANARRHTSFASLEVMPEIKDDITITINPDEIRVDTYRSSGAGGQHINKTDSAIRITHFPTGIVVTCQNERSQTQNREMAMTMLKSKLVELKEREAAEKAASIKGDLKKIEWGSQIRSYVFQPYTLVKDHRTNYEDSDIQSVMDGDIGEFIIDYLKKSV from the coding sequence ATGGATATAGAAGAAATCAAAAATCGAATAAAAGACGCCAAGAACATGATTTCGGACGCGTACGCCGCAGTCGACGCGAGTAAGCTCGAAAGTCGGCTCAAAGAGCTTGTGGAAAAACAAAACGATCCCAATCTCTATGCCGATCCCAAAGCAGCGCAGGCGGTCAACAGCGAGGCTAAGTATATCGACGATACGCTCGCACGCTACAAAAAGCTGTTCCGCACGGTAGACGATCTTAACGACATGGCGGAGCTACTCGAAGTCGAGCCCGACGGCGAGCTCGCCGAGGAGCTTTCGTCGGCGTCCGTCGCGCTCTATAAGGATGCGGAAGCGGTGCAGATCTCGGCGCTTCTCCGCGGTGAGTACGACAAGGCGGACGCCATACTCTCGCTCCATGCGGGCGCGGGCGGTACGGAAGCTCAGGACTGGGTGCAGATGCTTTTCCGTATGTATAAAATGTATTGCGAAAAGTCGGGGTACTCTGTCGAGGTCGTCGATCGCTTGGATGGCGACGAGGCGGGGATCAAGTCTATAACGTTCATTGCGCGCGGCATAAACGCGTACGGCTATCTTAAAGCCGAAAAGGGCGTGCACCGCTTGGTGCGCATTTCGCCGTTCGACGCCAACGCGCGTCGGCACACCTCGTTCGCGAGTCTCGAAGTCATGCCCGAGATCAAGGACGATATTACAATCACTATCAATCCCGACGAGATACGCGTCGATACTTACCGCAGCAGCGGCGCTGGTGGTCAGCACATAAACAAGACCGACTCGGCTATACGCATTACGCATTTCCCGACGGGTATAGTCGTGACCTGCCAGAACGAGCGGTCGCAAACGCAAAACCGCGAAATGGCAATGACCATGCTCAAATCCAAGCTCGTCGAGCTCAAAGAGCGCGAAGCCGCCGAGAAAGCGGCGAGCATAAAGGGCGATCTCAAAAAGATCGAATGGGGCAGTCAGATCCGCTCGTACGTGTTCCAGCCGTACACGCTCGTCAAGGACCACCGTACTAACTACGAGGACAGCGACATTCAGTCGGTAATGGACGGGGATATAGGCGAATTTATTATAGACTATCTAAAAAAATCCGTTTAG
- the tsaD gene encoding tRNA (adenosine(37)-N6)-threonylcarbamoyltransferase complex transferase subunit TsaD, producing MSDKIILGIETSCDETSAAVLKGDTLLSNVISSQIEIHRRFGGVVPEIASRNHLTAILPVIDEALEKAGVKLTELDAIAVTYGAGLVGALLVGVSAAKALAYSLGIPLYAVNHIEAHIAANYISCPTLKPPFLAVVASGGHTGVCKVDGLNSFTMVASTTDDAIGEAFDKVARAVGLPYPGGPEIDKLAKTGNNNITFIERKHKQKDLSYSGLKTAVVNYLHNLEQRGEQPNIPDVCASFQCTAVDMLVDTAMSVVKKSGLGTVVAAGGVSANSYLREKLKAEGEKLGCAVHFPPMSLCTDNAAMVAVRARDMIKEGLAPAALDLNAVSYLKIASV from the coding sequence ATGAGCGATAAAATAATCTTAGGAATAGAAACGTCGTGCGACGAGACTTCGGCGGCGGTGCTTAAAGGCGATACGCTGTTATCCAACGTTATATCGTCGCAGATAGAAATTCACCGGCGGTTTGGCGGGGTAGTGCCCGAGATAGCGTCGCGCAACCACTTGACCGCAATACTGCCCGTTATCGACGAAGCGCTTGAAAAAGCGGGCGTTAAACTGACCGAGCTCGACGCGATAGCCGTCACCTACGGCGCGGGGCTTGTAGGCGCGCTACTTGTGGGCGTGTCGGCGGCGAAAGCGCTCGCGTACTCGCTCGGCATACCGCTGTACGCGGTCAATCATATCGAAGCGCACATTGCTGCAAACTATATATCGTGCCCCACACTAAAACCCCCGTTTCTTGCGGTGGTGGCGAGCGGCGGACATACAGGCGTTTGTAAGGTGGACGGGCTTAACAGCTTTACAATGGTCGCATCCACAACCGACGACGCGATAGGCGAAGCGTTCGATAAGGTCGCGCGCGCGGTGGGCTTGCCGTACCCCGGCGGACCCGAAATAGACAAGCTTGCCAAGACCGGCAATAACAATATTACGTTTATCGAGCGCAAGCACAAGCAAAAGGATTTGAGCTATTCGGGACTGAAAACTGCGGTCGTCAATTACCTGCACAACCTCGAACAGCGCGGCGAACAGCCCAATATCCCCGATGTGTGCGCGTCCTTTCAGTGTACGGCGGTCGATATGCTCGTAGATACCGCGATGTCGGTAGTAAAAAAATCGGGGCTCGGTACAGTGGTCGCGGCGGGCGGCGTGTCGGCTAACTCGTACCTTCGTGAGAAGCTCAAAGCGGAAGGAGAAAAGCTCGGTTGCGCGGTGCATTTTCCGCCCATGTCGTTATGCACGGACAACGCGGCTATGGTCGCGGTGCGCGCGCGCGACATGATAAAAGAAGGACTTGCGCCGGCGGCGCTCGATCTCAACGCTGTCAGCTATTTGAAAATAGCTTCGGTTTAA